From a region of the Cucumis sativus cultivar 9930 chromosome 6, Cucumber_9930_V3, whole genome shotgun sequence genome:
- the LOC101220994 gene encoding cell division cycle protein 48 homolog, translating to MANQAESSDSKGPKRDFSTAILERKKAANRLVVDEAINDDNSVVALHPDTMEKLQLFRGDTILIKGKKRKDTICIALADETCDEPKIRMNKVVRSNLRVRLGDVVSVHQCADVKYGKRVHILPVDDTIEGVTGNLFDAYLKPYFLEAYRPVRKGDLFLVRGGMRSVEFKVIETDPPEYCVVAPDTEIFCDGEPVKREDEDRLDEVGYDDVGGVRKQMAQIRELVELPLRHPQLFKSIGVKPPKGILLYGPPGSGKTLIARAVANETGAFFFCINGPEIMSKLAGESESNLRKAFEEAEKNAPSIIFIDEIDSIAPKREKTHGEVERRIVSQLLTLMDGLKSRAHVIVIGATNRPNSIDPALRRFGRFDREIDIGVPDEVGRLEVLRIHTKNMKLAEDVDLERIAKDTHGYVGADLAALCTEAALQCIREKMDVIDLEDETIDAEILNSMAVTNEHFQTALGTSNPSALRETVVEVPNVSWEDIGGLENVKRELQETVQYPVEHPEKFEKFGMSPSKGVLFYGPPGCGKTLLAKAIANECQANFISVKGPELLTMWFGESEANVREIFDKARQSAPCVLFFDELDSIATQRGSSVGDAGGAADRVLNQLLTEMDGMSAKKTVFIIGATNRPDIIDPALLRPGRLDQLIYIPLPDEDSRHQIFKACLRKSPVSKDVDLRALAKYTQGFSGADITEICQRACKYAIRENIEKDIERERRRRDNPEAMEEDVEDEVAEIKAAHFEESMKFARRSVSDADIRKYQAFAQTLQQSRGFGSEFRFSDNPSSGTAAADPFATSAGGGADDDDLYN from the exons ATGGCCAATCAAGCTGAATCCTCCGACTC TAAGGGTCCCAAGAGGGATTTTAGTACCGCGATTCTAGAACGTAAGAAAGCTGCCAACCGGCTTGTTGTTGATGAGGCCATTAATGATGATAACTCGGTGGTTGCGCTTCACCCTGACACTATGGAGAAGCTTCAACTCTTCCGTGGCGACACGATCTTGATCAAG gggaaaaaaaggaaggatACAATCTGCATTGCTCTTGCCGATGAAACATGTGATGAGCCAAAAATAAGAATGAACAAGGTTGTGAGAAGCAACCTTCGCGTCAGGCTTGGAGATGTTGTCTCCGTGCATCAATGTGCTGATGTTAAGTATGGAAAGCGGGTACACATTCTTCCAGTAGATGACACTATTGAAGGTGTCACCGGGAATCTTTTTGATGCATACTTGAAAC CGTATTTCTTGGAAGCCTATCGCCCAGTGAGGAAGGGTGATCTCTTCCTTGTGAGGGGAGGAATGAGAAGTGTCGAGTTCAAGGTCATTGAAACTGATCCTCCTGAATATTGTGTGGTTGCCCCTGATACTGAAATTTTCTGTGATGGGGAGCCTGTTAAAAGAGAGGACGAAGATAGATTAGATGAGGTTGGCTATGATGACGTTGGTGGTGTTAGAAAACAAATGGCACAAATTCGTGAATTGGTAGAACTTCCTCTGAGACATCCACAGCTTTTTAAATCCATCGGAGTAAAGCCACCAAAGGGAATTCTGCTTTATGGCCCCCCTGGATCTGGAAAGACTTTGATTGCCAGAGCCGTAGCTAATGAAACTGGGGCTTTCTTTTTCTGTATCAACGGACCAGAAATTATGTCAAAGTTGGCTGGAGAGAGTGAAAGCAACCTTAGGAAAGCTTTTGAGGAGGCAGAAAAGAATGCTCCATCTATCATCTTTATTGATGAGATTGATTCGATTGCTCCTAAGCGAGAAAAAACTCATGGAGAAGTTGAGAGAAGGATTGTGTCTCAGCTCTTGACACTAATGGATGGGTTAAAATCTCGTGCCCATGTCATTGTTATTGGAGCTACAAATCGGCCAAACAGCATTGATCCAGCTTTGAGACGATTTGGAAGGTTTGATAGGGAAATAGATATTGGGGTTCCTGATGAAGTTGGGCGACTTGAGGTTCTTCGTATCCATACCAAGAACATGAAGCTTGCTGAAGAT GTTGACTTGGAAAGAATTGCCAAGGATACACATGGGTATGTTGGAGCTGACTTGGCAGCTCTTTGTACCGAGGCTGCACTTCAATgcattagagaaaaaatggatGTTATTGATTTGGAAGATGAAACAATCGATGCGGAGATTCTGAATTCAATGGCAGTCACAAATGAGCACTTCCAAACTGCTCTTGGGACCAGTAATCCATCTGCTCTACGTGAAACT GTTGTTGAAGTGCCTAACGTCAGCTGGGAAGACATTGGAGGACTTGAGAATGTCAAGAGAGAACTTCAAGAG ACTGTACAATATCCAGTGGAACATCCTGAGAAGTTTGAGAAATTTGGAATGTCACCCTCAAAGGGAGTTCTTTTTTATGGGCCTCCTGGATGTGGAAAAACTCTTCTGGCCAAAGCTATTGCCAATGAGTGCCAGGCAAACTTCATCAGTGTCAAGGGTCCTGAATTGCTTACAATGTGGTTTGGAGAAAGTGAAGCTAATGTTCGTGAAATTTTTGACAAGGCTCGCCAGTCTGCACCTTGTGTTCTGTTCTTTGACGAGCTTGACTCTATTGCCACTCAG AGAGGCAGCAGCGTGGGAGATGCTGGAGGTGCTGCTGATCGAGTTTTGAACCAACTTCTGACAGAAATGGATGGAATGTCAGCAAAGAAAACTGTCTTTATAATTGGGGCAACCAACAGACCGGATATTATAGATCCTGCACTTCTCCGTCCAGGACGTTTAGATCAATTGATTTATATTCCTCTACCTGACGAGGATTCTCGACACCAAATTTTCAAGGCTTGCTTGAGGAAGTCGCCAGTATCAAAGGATGTTGACCTTAGAGCCCTTGCCAAGTACACTCAAGGTTTTAGTGGTGCTGATATTACAGAGATCTGCCAGCGTGCTTGCAAATATGCTATCAGAGAGAATATTGAGAAA GATATTGAGAGGGAGAGGAGGAGAAGAGATAACCCTGAGGCTATGGAAGAGGATGTAGAGGACGAGGTGGCAGAGATTAAGGCTGCTCATTTTGAGGAGTCGATGAAGTTTGCTCGCAGAAGTGTGAGTGACGCCGATATTCGTAAATACCAGGCATTTGCTCAAACACTGCAGCAGTCGAGAGGGTTTGGTTCAGAATTCAGGTTTTCAGACAACCCTTCTTCTGGAACTGCAGCAGCTGACCCGTTTGCAACTTCAGCTGGTGGTGGGGCTGATGATGATGATCTTTACAACTAG
- the LOC101222808 gene encoding transcription initiation factor TFIID subunit 8 isoform X2: protein MSHGGGNITRENENQVDRFRRGGGDDFGREVSKIAAAQICQSLGFQGSKESAMDTLAEIVIVYLSDLGSRTIQEIFEYVNSVQEIPFAQPVPRFPIIKSCKVLPSFIQMRETPPSKHIPNWLPAFPDPHTYIYTPVWNKRTTDPRTDKIEQARQRRKAEKSLLSLQQRLVVNTGNLEEELPSFDSNTPHDIELQPRENVVSVVKSSLKHSDNDFDDSSHVLEAFAPAIEAVKGSGFYDDEEGVKKALPIVRPLVQFKFKTGKKLLGDSLDLNIQKKGMGRTVYLVGRDDERDDKKRRAEYILRQSVENPQELNQL, encoded by the exons ATGAGCCATGGAGGTGGGAACATTACGAGAGAGAATGAAAATCAGGTGGATCGTTTTAGGAGAGGTGGAGGTGATGATTTCGGGCGAGAGGTGTCGAAGATTGCAGCAGCACAGATATGCCAGAGTCTGGGATTTCAGGGATCGAAGGAGTCTGCCATGGACACACTTGCGGAAATTGTAATAGTGTACCTTAGTGATTTGG GTTCACGTACAATTCAAGAAATTTTTGAGTATGTGAATTCAGTGCAAGAAATTCCATTTGCTCAGCCGGTACCACGGTTTCCTATTATCAAGAGCTGCAAGGTACTGCCGAGTTTCATTCAAATGAGGGAAACACCTCCTAGCAAGCATATACCCAATTGGCTACCTGCTTTTCCTGATCCCCACACTTACATTTATACGCCGGTGTGGAATAAGAGGACGACAGACCCTCGCACTGACAAGATTGAGCAAGCAAGGCAGAGGAGAAAGGCAGAGAAGTCATTGTTAAGTCTTCAGCAGAGATTAGTAGTTAATACTGGCAATCTAGAGGAAGAATTACCTAGTTTTGATAGTAACACACCCCATGATATAGAGTTGCAACCGAGGGAAAATGTTGTTTCTGTGGTCAAATCCTCTCTTAAACATTCAGATAATGATTTTGATGATAGCAGTCATGTGTTAGAGGCATTTGCTCCGGCCATAGAAGCGGTTAAAGGAAGTGGTTTTTATGACGATGAAGAGGGTGTGAAGAAGGCTCTTCCCATTGTTAGGCCTCTTGTTCAATTTAAGTTCAAAACTGGGAAGAAGCTTCTTGGTGATTCTTTGGATTTGAACATTCAAAAGAAGGGAATGGGTAGAACAGTGTACTTGGTTGGTCGGGATGATGAAAGGGATGATAAGAAACGGAGAGCTGAATACATTCTTAGACAGTCTGTGGAGAATCCGCAAGAACTCAATCAGTTGTGA
- the LOC101222808 gene encoding transcription initiation factor TFIID subunit 8 isoform X1: MSHGGGNITRENENQVDRFRRGGGDDFGREVSKIAAAQICQSLGFQGSKESAMDTLAEIVIVYLSDLGKMASFYSNLAGRTECNVFDIVRGFKDLEAPGSSHQDAEVSRCLAGSRTIQEIFEYVNSVQEIPFAQPVPRFPIIKSCKVLPSFIQMRETPPSKHIPNWLPAFPDPHTYIYTPVWNKRTTDPRTDKIEQARQRRKAEKSLLSLQQRLVVNTGNLEEELPSFDSNTPHDIELQPRENVVSVVKSSLKHSDNDFDDSSHVLEAFAPAIEAVKGSGFYDDEEGVKKALPIVRPLVQFKFKTGKKLLGDSLDLNIQKKGMGRTVYLVGRDDERDDKKRRAEYILRQSVENPQELNQL, encoded by the coding sequence ATGAGCCATGGAGGTGGGAACATTACGAGAGAGAATGAAAATCAGGTGGATCGTTTTAGGAGAGGTGGAGGTGATGATTTCGGGCGAGAGGTGTCGAAGATTGCAGCAGCACAGATATGCCAGAGTCTGGGATTTCAGGGATCGAAGGAGTCTGCCATGGACACACTTGCGGAAATTGTAATAGTGTACCTTAGTGATTTGGGTAAGATGGCGAGTTTCTATTCTAACTTAGCTGGTAGAACCGAGTGTAATGTGTTTGACATTGTTAGAGGATTTAAAGATTTAGAAGCACCAGGGTCGTCTCATCAAGACGCTGAGGTTAGCCGTTGTCTTGCAGGTTCACGTACAATTCAAGAAATTTTTGAGTATGTGAATTCAGTGCAAGAAATTCCATTTGCTCAGCCGGTACCACGGTTTCCTATTATCAAGAGCTGCAAGGTACTGCCGAGTTTCATTCAAATGAGGGAAACACCTCCTAGCAAGCATATACCCAATTGGCTACCTGCTTTTCCTGATCCCCACACTTACATTTATACGCCGGTGTGGAATAAGAGGACGACAGACCCTCGCACTGACAAGATTGAGCAAGCAAGGCAGAGGAGAAAGGCAGAGAAGTCATTGTTAAGTCTTCAGCAGAGATTAGTAGTTAATACTGGCAATCTAGAGGAAGAATTACCTAGTTTTGATAGTAACACACCCCATGATATAGAGTTGCAACCGAGGGAAAATGTTGTTTCTGTGGTCAAATCCTCTCTTAAACATTCAGATAATGATTTTGATGATAGCAGTCATGTGTTAGAGGCATTTGCTCCGGCCATAGAAGCGGTTAAAGGAAGTGGTTTTTATGACGATGAAGAGGGTGTGAAGAAGGCTCTTCCCATTGTTAGGCCTCTTGTTCAATTTAAGTTCAAAACTGGGAAGAAGCTTCTTGGTGATTCTTTGGATTTGAACATTCAAAAGAAGGGAATGGGTAGAACAGTGTACTTGGTTGGTCGGGATGATGAAAGGGATGATAAGAAACGGAGAGCTGAATACATTCTTAGACAGTCTGTGGAGAATCCGCAAGAACTCAATCAGTTGTGA
- the LOC101221228 gene encoding thylakoid lumenal 15.0 kDa protein 2, chloroplastic codes for MAFMHLHHHLPSPSLSFSRPSPPLCRSSSRFSPPSSPLPSQKYTDFSHRLLHLPQKSLSFVLSGALALGITLSGVGFADAKVGVNKPELLPKEFTSVIDVAGFLSDGQEIRLKQEIADIEKDTGYKLRVLAQNYPVTPGLAIKDFWQVDDRTIVFVADPTFGNILNFNVGATVDLDIPRSFWSRLAGKYGNIFYWKEKGEDSSIESAVMAISSCLREPVGANNCSEIK; via the exons ATGGCGTTTATgcatcttcatcatcatctcccatctccatctctctcATTTTCCAGACCTTCACCGCCGCTTTGCAGATCATCATCTCGTTTCTCTCCCCCATCATCTCCACTTCCCTCCCAAAAATACACTGATTTCAGCCACCGCCTTCTTCATCTCCCCCAAAAATCTCTGAGTTTCGTGCTTTCTGGGGCTCTAGCGCTCGGCATAACTCTCTCCG GAGTTGGATTTGCCGATGCTAAAGTTGGGGTTAACAAACCGGAATTGCTTCCCAAGGAGTTCACCTCTGTCATTGATGTCGCTGGGTTTTTATCTGATGGCCAG GAAATTAGACTCAAACAGGAAATTGCTGACATTGAGAAGGATACTGGATATAAATTGCGAGTTTTGGCCCAAAATTATCCTGTGACTCCAG GGCTGGCAATCAAAGATTTTTGGCAAGTGGATGATAGAACAATCGTGTTTGTTGCTGATCCTACATTTG GTAACATATTGAACTTCAATGTTGGAGCGACGGTGGATTTAGATATTCCAAGGAGCTTTTGGAGCCGTTTGGCTGGAAAGTAtggaaacattttttattggaAAGAGAAG GGTGAAGATTCGTCTATTGAATCAGCTGTCATGGCAATATCTAGTTGCTTGAGAGAACCCGTCGGTGCAAATAACTGTTCCGAGATAAAGTAA
- the LOC116404516 gene encoding auxin-induced protein 10A5-like, with protein sequence MALEEASEQFLMFRQFVLMKLRLVIALLQKSLSPLLSKESRHESFYEEFEAAATVPKDVEEGHFVVFAVDGDERKRFVINLEFLSNPEFLRLLELAKEEYGFQQKGALTVPCRPEELQKIVEERRKQKNGEWIASSVHIITSF encoded by the exons ATGGCCCTTGAAGAAGCTTCAGAGCAATTTCTGAT GTTTCGGCAGTTCGTCCTGATGAAGCTTAGGTTAGTCATCGCTCTGCTCCAAAAGAGCCTCTCTCCACTGCTATCTAAAGAATCCAGACACGAAAGTTTCTATGAAGAATTCGAAGCAGCAGCTACGGTGCCAAAAGACGTGGAAGAAGGCCATTTTGTGGTATTTGCAGTGGATGGTgatgagagaaagagattCGTCATTAATTTGGAGTTCTTGTCTAATCCTGAATTCTTAAGGCTATTGGAGCTGGCAAAGGAAGAATATGGATTCCAACAAAAGGGAGCTCTGACAGTCCCTTGTCGGCCTGAAGAACTACAGAAGAttgtagaagaaagaagaaaacagaaaaatggGGAGTGGATTGCATCTAGTGTTCATATCATAACTAGCTTTTAA
- the LOC101221855 gene encoding uncharacterized protein LOC101221855 has protein sequence MASASASSSSSAAFAIGPLIRNRSTRFLPCPNLHHKWSFKDAPSHSRLSLFNYSSSSPLLPSLSIRHRFLLPHPPFHLLLRSRSPSFRYPLPLMASTVPDQAGPETPHSNPTKTVRVVIKGRVQGVFYRDWTVGNATELGLKGWVRNRRDGSVEALFSGRPESVTEMEQRCRRGPPEAMVTGFQVFPSSDDPGPGFERLRTA, from the exons atggCATCCGCATCGGCATCTTCATCATCGTCAGCAGCTTTTGCAATCGGCCCTCTCATTCGCAATCGCTCTACCAGATTCCTTCCATGTCCAAACCTTCACCATAAATGGAGCTTCAAAGATGCTCCTTCTCATTCTCGACTCTCCCTTTTCAATTATTCTAGctcttctcctcttcttccttctctttcgATTCGTCAtcgttttcttcttcctcatccTCCTTTTCATCTTCTGCTCCGATCTCGTTCACCTTCTTTTCGATATCCTCTGCCATTAATGGCCTCCACAGTTCCTGATCAAGCCGGTCCGGAGACTCCACATTCTAATCCAACGAAAACG GTTAGGGTTGTGATTAAGGGTAGGGTTCAGGGAGTGTTCTATCGGGATTGGACGGTGGGGAATGCTACTGAGTTAGGGTTAAAAGGATGGGTGCGGAATCGGAGGGATGGATCCGTTGAGGCGCTTTTCTCCGGCCGCCCTGAATCGGTGACAGAAATGGAGCAACGGTGTCGGCGTGGTCCGCCGGAGGCGATGGTGACCGGATTTCAGGTTTTTCCTAGCTCCGATGACCCAGGACCCGGGTTTGAGCGCTTACGAACCGCGTGA